The Halomonas binhaiensis nucleotide sequence ACACCACTCATGATGGCGGCACCGGCAACCTGGGCGGCAGCAACGAATTCGGTGACGGCCGGCACATAGACCGCATCGAATATCCAATGCTTCGCAGTGACCAGTTCCCTGGGCAGCGGGCAGCCGGGGCTCTTTTCATGACCGATGGGGGTGCAGTTGACCAACCCATCGCACTCGGGCACCACCTCGGCGACCTGCTCCGCATGAATGATCGAGGCCTTGAAGCCATGGGCACCAAGTTCATCGGCCAGCCGCTGCGACTTGCTGTCATCGAGATCCATCAGAACGATTTCCGTTGCGCCCAGGCTGGCCAGGCCAAAGGCAACTGCCTTGCCCACGCCGCCGGTGCCCAGTTGCAGCACCCGACCCGGTCGACGCTCGCCCAGGGTCGCACGAAAGCCGCTCATGAAGCCGGTGAAGTCGGTATTTTCGGCAATGATCTCGCCTTGCTCGAACACCAGGGTGTTGGCAGAACCGACCATGCTGGCTCCCTGGGAGGGCCGGGTCGCCAGCGTTACCGCGTCTTCCTTCCAAGGAAAAGTGACATTGACCCCACGATAGCCCTCCGCGATGACCTTGCGCACCTGGCTTTCCAGCGTTTCGATGGGCTGCTCGTTGGCATCGAAAAGATCATAGGTGGCAGGAATACCGGTCAGTTGGCCAAGCCTGACATGCAGGTCCGGCGAACTGGAATTCATGATGGCCTTGCCGATCAAACCAAGCTTCATCCTGATCTCCTGCTGTTCGTCGTTTTTTTGATCATCGTTTTTCTGTTCACCGCGATACGAATCATCACTTCACGAATCATCACTTCACGAAGCCTCGCGCCTGGCTGCCTGCGCCGCCAGGCGAATGCCGGCATTGGCCTCGCCGAACTGCTGGTAATGGCCGCGGCGCTCGACGATCTCGAAGAAGAAGCGCCCGAGGAAGGTCTCGGTATAGGCGTGGAAAAAATCACCCTCGTCATTGCGGTCGAAAAGAATGTTGCGCGAGCGCATCGCGTCCAGTAGCTCGGCATCGAGATCGAAGCGAGCTTCCAGGTCGTCGTAGTAGTTCTGTGGAATCTTCAGCAGTGGCAGCCCGCGGGCTTGGAATTCATCCACGCTGGCAAAGATGTCACGGCTGGCAAAGGCGATCTGCTGCACGCCTCCGCGAAACTCACTGAGGAAACGTCCGGGCTGGGTTTCCTGCACCTGGGACACGGTAAGCGGCAGGCGGATGCTGCGATCCGGGCTGATCACCGCCTGGCTGACCATCATGCCGTGCGGATCGACCATTTCATGCTCACTCGCCGCGCCAAAACCGAACACCGTATGGTGGAACAGTTTCCAGCTCAGCAGTTGAGTCGCTGGCAGCACATAGGACAGATGATCGATGCACACCAGACCGGCCTCATCACGACTTTCCTGATCGAACAGCTCAAAGTCAGTGCGCCATTGCAGGTCGGAGGCGGCATTATCGTCCACCAGATAGACCAGACTGCCTTCGATGCCTCGCAAGGCAGGAATCTCCATCTCGCCTTCGCCAACATGGCCGCGGAACTGAGGAGCCTTGAAGGCACGAGCCCGCTCCAGAGCCTGGGCCACATCATCGACCCGAAACCCTACCGCACACACGGAAGTACCGTGCAGTAGCCGGAAGGTGTGGGCGAAGCTGTCGGTCTCGAAGTTGAGCACCAGGTGAATATCGCCCTGCTTCCACAGTTCGACATTCTTGGAGCGATGGCGACCGACATGGCGAAAGCCCAGCGCATCGATGAACTCCCCCAGGGGAGCGGCGCTATCTTCATCGAGCGTGAACTCAATGAAATGCACGCCACGGTAATTGGGAGTGGCAGGCAGCGTCTTCGACCAGGGAGCTCCCTCCACCAGGCTTTCCAGCAGGATCAGGGAACGCAGCCCATCCAGTGCGGTGATCTCGG carries:
- a CDS encoding bifunctional sugar phosphate isomerase/epimerase/4-hydroxyphenylpyruvate dioxygenase family protein, which translates into the protein MTMRAIATVCLSGDLRTKLEAIARAGFEGVEIFENDLLSFDGSPEEVRQLCERLGLTIVAFQPFRDFEGMPEPGRSRNLQRAERKFDVMEQLGTDFLLVCSNVSPQASDDMDQAVADLRELAERAAKRNIRIGFEALAWGRHIADYRDAWEVVRRADHPHLGLVLDSFHILSRNSDLSAIGRIPKDKIFFVQLADAPLLDMDVLQWSRHFRCFPGQGRMPLKAFMTELAKTGYDGPLSLEIFSDAFRAAPTEITALDGLRSLILLESLVEGAPWSKTLPATPNYRGVHFIEFTLDEDSAAPLGEFIDALGFRHVGRHRSKNVELWKQGDIHLVLNFETDSFAHTFRLLHGTSVCAVGFRVDDVAQALERARAFKAPQFRGHVGEGEMEIPALRGIEGSLVYLVDDNAASDLQWRTDFELFDQESRDEAGLVCIDHLSYVLPATQLLSWKLFHHTVFGFGAASEHEMVDPHGMMVSQAVISPDRSIRLPLTVSQVQETQPGRFLSEFRGGVQQIAFASRDIFASVDEFQARGLPLLKIPQNYYDDLEARFDLDAELLDAMRSRNILFDRNDEGDFFHAYTETFLGRFFFEIVERRGHYQQFGEANAGIRLAAQAARREAS
- a CDS encoding shikimate dehydrogenase family protein: MKLGLIGKAIMNSSSPDLHVRLGQLTGIPATYDLFDANEQPIETLESQVRKVIAEGYRGVNVTFPWKEDAVTLATRPSQGASMVGSANTLVFEQGEIIAENTDFTGFMSGFRATLGERRPGRVLQLGTGGVGKAVAFGLASLGATEIVLMDLDDSKSQRLADELGAHGFKASIIHAEQVAEVVPECDGLVNCTPIGHEKSPGCPLPRELVTAKHWIFDAVYVPAVTEFVAAAQVAGAAIMSGVSLFVFQGVDAFKLFCEDQDKRSAADAQAATLFAHYRRELLKEKDA